tgtagcagcaacactctttatggaaactcacctatccgaatgaggaagtggggccgcttcctatgagaatatgagctttgattctctagagcattctgagaaacaggatctgtccagggccaaattggacaaaacggcacgatcttggcagcaaccttggagatatcatctgtggttgttatcgcgaattacattaaatgctagcagttcaagacatagttcactgtctctagcaagtaattccggtaatatctcactagcaaaggttcaagacctcatggacacctctgcctaaaatgacATTTCCTAcgtttttttatgtgatttacgttttgatggttttggtattactggaacttaggacctaagggtcactaagggttcactagttcatactttttcactttggtgaaaggaacctttagtcttacttgtgaggaactaaagatgaaagttgTCTATACTgtatgatttttgcaatccatagtatgaccttgGGGTCAACATACTGTTGTGTGAGGGAGATGACGTTGGAATGGCTTGTATGActtcaacatgcacgatctgtcTGTCTATTAAGTCAGTTCGGGTCGTGAGATTgcgttgttgatttaccaagatctatctgtgttttcgtgttttattgagttttcattcatgtgggggattgttggaaaacgattaataaaatatgatttctaaagttttaataaaaattataatttattgttttcttttgtgaatgaaaaacttactAGTCCCACACcctggagtttccactttttagttgttttaagagactatataagatttttagtcccacatcggggagttcctcttcttaagttgtactTGTCAATTatacaaattcactacttttgtaaaatcaatggaaGGGGATTTTCTattttttagagagacccccaagaaaaaatattttatggtgATTTCTTTAACATTCGCGATTTttttaacggttttttcggagttgtcaagctcaagttgggcatctactacatatgctagtagtaggtgtattagggtgttttatcctggagatatccgtcctgtgagagCTATCGCATCACTCTTGAGTATAGCCGGACGATAATGTCTTAAGGGAGACGTGTTGAACACGCCACTCActttgtttttccaaagttttgtctTGTTGCTGTtacggagatatggggagctcgtccgttttaTCAAATCTATCACTTCTGTTATAAAAAAGCTAAATATCAATAAcgtttgcttatttgatttttttcttgtctttaattattgcacccaaccgTTAGTTGACCATAAAAAGGAGAAATAAGATTCATCTCGAGACAATAATGTGCGAAGTTTGCACTTCATTGTGTGCCCCACTGTGGATTATCCATCTACAAATAAAGAAAAGTTTGAATTCTAACAATTAAGTGAACTTGTTAAAATCTAGTGATgagagtttgaaaaatatttggaaacACGTAATTCATACCACTAATTCCTGGtgatcaattatattttcatctTATGCTGATAGTCCAGCTGATGAGACCAGCATTCTTCCTCCCAGAATAAGTGTCTTTTGCTGGTCCTCATTAGCCAAATATTCTAACTTTTTGGGATCAGTCTCCTCCTCATCCACATCAGAGTTCTCTTCATGGGCGTAACCATCAGACGCAACATAAATGCCATGAGCTgtttaacaaaaaaataaccaAGGATTACCAtcccaacaagaagaaaaaacaacacaATGATGTGAAAGAAAATAACATATAAAGTAATTATAAATCCACTCCTAGGTTCTAGCTGCTCAAACTATAACAATTAGTAGTAATTTACATTACCAGTTTTTCGAATTGTAAGCATAACTTCTTTCCCACCAGTACAATCCTTGGAACCATCATCTTCACTTTCATCATTAGAATCTTCAAGGGGCTCTAGTTTTCCCAATTAGAAACATGAACATACAAAATAGTTGATCAGATAAAACAATCTCACCAAAAATAAATCAGTATCAAATATAAGAATCTAACCAATTTCACAGTAAGTGGAATTTCGTTTCCAACCAAGAATTTTAGCATCTAAAAGTAATGTTTACCAGAAAAAAAACACGTTGTATAACCACGAAATAATTGACAACTGAAATAGTTGAATCTTAGATCTAGTAATACTACCATCTTGTTGACGATTTGTCTAAGTATAGAAACAAGCAGTAAAAGATAATAAATCAAGCAAATGAGCAGACTGTACACAATCAGAGAAATCCCTGTGATAAGGCATGATACTAGCACCCCTAATTCTATCTAAAGGATGAAGCAAAGAATCGAAATCTCCTAATAAAATCCAAGGCCTATTATTGAAACCAGCAAAAGCCAAAATAGAACTCCATAAACTCCTCCTATTATTGAAATATTCACAGAACCAGTAGCAACATCCAAAAAAGTAGTTTGGGCACAAGAATGAAGAACAGAAACATGAACAAAAGCAGGTTCCCGCCCCTCCCAAATTCTACCAAAAGAGTAAGAAGAATCATTATCCACAAAACACCAAGAAATGTTTATATTATTTCTAATTCTAGTTTTATTCGAAACTTGAACATGAGTTTCAAGAACCATACTATAGAGAGCTCATTATTTCTAATTACAATCTTAACTTCAAATTAAGTGCTGCAATTCAAACTAAACACAGATATACAAAGCATCTGAAAGAAAATATAAATGCCAGTAACTAAACCTTCTGAAAGAGCTCTGTCATCACTTTTAGATTCGTAGCCAGAGAAATAGACACTCTCATCATTCCCACTGTGAGAGAGTTCAATTGGTTTATCAAAAATTAAATTGTAAGTAATCTGAGGAAACTTGTCTGATGAGAGTCTTCCTAGAACATGCTTGTGACAATCAACGCTAAGAAATAGGCAGACAGGATCATCTCCCTTGTATGTCTCCAACAGCATAGCCTACAATATCATGACATTCAGATAACTCATATTGACAACATTAAAAGATAAATGCACAGCCCTTGACGTTGATAACCTTGGTGATATGCAGAAGGTAGCCTTCCCTAGGCTGACTATTGAAAGGCACACCGGGTAGGACTTCAGCATCTACAGAACAAAGACACAAACAGCAAATTGAGTTCAGATACAATTCAGTATTTGTTGTTACTCGGAGTCAAACTTTAAGATTGTACCGAAACATCAAAATCATGCCCTAGGATCAGAGAAGACCATAccaaaaacatcaaaaccataaccTAAAACCTCAAAAGTACCCAAATCATCAAAATCATGACCAAAAACCTcaaaaaatcatacccaaaacATCAAAAGCATGACCAAAATCTCAAACAATCAAGAGAAGAACATGTAAGAAAACAACCCCTGTATTCTAAACCACTAAACAATGAAGAGGAGGTATGAGAAAACTAACCCCAATACTCCATTGCTGTTCTTCGATATACTGAGTGAGTGCGGTAGGGAGGGAGAGAGTGTGTGACTTGTGAGAATGGCCTACATTTGAGAAAGTAAAACATGAAAGGGTATTTTCGTCAGTCGGCTAAAAATAAACGTACAACCAGTTGTCAGTTGTATTACTGTATTATCTTCTAAATTGCCCTcctaaaattcttatatttcacAGTTGTTTCACTGAAATGATGTAATATCTCCCGTATAGCAAGGGTAACATTTTTAAATATattgatcaaaagaaaaaaacatttttAAATATAAATTAAAACGTTATCTATTCCAGATTAAGCTGAGCAGTGTTGTATAAAGATCGTAGGTGGCTAATCCACCGGAAAACTTTGTGGGGCCCATGAAATTCAGTATATACAAGACACGTACATGGACATTCGTAAGCAACATGTTAATAGTAATCTGTTAAATGTAATGTTTATCCTACTCttgtgaatatatatatatatacccagTTGGGTCGATGTACTAGAGAAAAAATGAGGGACTTAAGGAAACCCATTACTTCTAAAATCGAGAAGAAATGAACAAGGAAACCCATTACTTCTAAAATCGAGAAGAAATGAAATGGGAACTGAATTCCCGTATTCTCCTCTTATATCTCTTTTGTTCTATAGTTTTAAACCAATCAATTAATTAGCCTTGTCCAAGTATATCAAAGTCGTACCTGAATCACTAGTAACTTAATGCTTGGACTAATGACTTGAACTATATAAGTCACGCTAATTATCGGAAGCAGATTTTTAGTTATGGCTAGCCAAGTAGTTTAGTAAACATAACAAATATAAGAAGGCCAAAATTAATCCCACATTCTCACGACCGTAGGGCAAGTTACACGTGTTatatactactccctccgttcttttttaataagcCAGTTTCTAtgaataaaagtttcaaaaaaataggccagtttcttaattggaaaagtcaaatgttaatttaattttttgggaccacttttctcttaactttttTTTG
This portion of the Papaver somniferum cultivar HN1 chromosome 11, ASM357369v1, whole genome shotgun sequence genome encodes:
- the LOC113321381 gene encoding histone deacetylase HDT1-like — translated: MHVFLRIINYFFGRRKYTSIYGPFSQVTHSLPPYRTHSVYRRTAMEYWDAEVLPGVPFNSQPREGYLLHITKAMLLETYKGDDPVCLFLSVDCHKHVLGRLSSDKFPQITYNLIFDKPIELSHSGNDESVYFSGYESKSDDRALSEEPLEDSNDESEDDGSKDCTGGKEVMLTIRKTAHGIYVASDGYAHEENSDVDEEETDPKKLEYLANEDQQKTLILGGRMLVSSAGLSA